Proteins found in one ANME-2 cluster archaeon genomic segment:
- a CDS encoding ATP-binding protein produces the protein MYEEIIIQNLWWKTKSVSGSKLGRLKRAEFSNLLEELEDDKLTCLLGPRRTGKTTMMYDLIDHLLNNRVSEKNILFISFDNPKIRLEMQHDFDNTMRDFSNTIVKEPIDRLSSKVYIFLDEIHKLDDWGNMLKYWQDLGLNIKFIVSVSSSLRILKGSGESLLGRINFHLILPLNFSEFTGIDVQADFRDYNDIKKAHDSLILEKQELFITLDEYIIKGGYPEVFYIKDVERAYEVLKQYKTLTINRDILDLKDIKEPRVLSDLTDLLSDVMSRRMNYSTFAQVLGVKVDTVKNYISYLEECFLVYTAYFYSKKQVTSTRKEKKLFFMDCGLRNSLLMKEIDELEKTKIVENLVFLHIFSLKKRELFPKIFYWLDRSRNEVDMVATLKNEVVPIEVKYSNEIDKRDLKGMVKFCEEFDAKGIVVTKDILKEDGNILFIPAWLFLLIAS, from the coding sequence ATGTATGAAGAAATTATAATTCAGAACTTATGGTGGAAGACAAAAAGTGTCAGCGGGTCGAAACTGGGCAGGCTCAAACGAGCAGAATTTAGCAATCTGCTGGAAGAACTTGAAGATGACAAGTTAACATGCCTGCTGGGACCCAGGAGGACGGGTAAAACTACGATGATGTATGACCTGATAGACCATTTACTCAACAATAGGGTCAGCGAGAAAAACATTTTATTCATTTCCTTTGATAACCCAAAGATCAGGCTGGAGATGCAGCATGATTTTGACAATACTATGAGGGATTTTTCCAACACCATTGTCAAGGAACCAATAGATCGGTTGAGCAGTAAAGTGTATATCTTCCTGGATGAGATCCACAAGCTGGACGATTGGGGAAATATGCTGAAGTACTGGCAGGACCTGGGCCTCAATATAAAATTTATAGTTTCCGTCTCTTCTTCACTGAGGATTCTAAAGGGCAGTGGGGAGAGTCTGCTTGGAAGGATTAATTTTCATCTGATATTGCCCCTGAATTTTTCGGAATTTACCGGCATAGATGTTCAAGCGGACTTCAGGGATTATAATGACATCAAGAAGGCACACGACAGTCTTATACTGGAAAAACAGGAGCTGTTTATTACACTGGATGAATATATCATAAAGGGCGGGTACCCTGAAGTTTTTTACATCAAGGATGTGGAAAGGGCCTATGAAGTACTGAAGCAGTATAAGACCCTGACCATCAACAGGGATATACTGGACCTGAAAGATATCAAAGAGCCGCGGGTATTGAGTGACCTGACAGACCTGCTTTCTGATGTTATGTCCAGGAGAATGAATTATTCCACTTTTGCACAGGTGCTGGGTGTGAAGGTGGATACTGTGAAGAATTATATTTCGTATTTGGAGGAATGTTTCTTAGTTTATACTGCTTATTTTTATTCGAAAAAGCAGGTAACATCCACACGGAAGGAGAAAAAATTGTTCTTTATGGATTGTGGTCTTCGTAATTCTCTTTTAATGAAGGAAATTGATGAACTTGAGAAAACAAAGATCGTGGAGAACCTTGTGTTCTTACATATTTTTTCCCTGAAAAAGCGGGAATTGTTCCCAAAGATATTCTACTGGCTGGACAGGTCGAGAAATGAAGTGGATATGGTGGCCACATTAAAAAATGAGGTTGTTCCTATTGAAGTCAAGTACTCAAATGAGATTGATAAACGCGACCTGAAGGGGATGGTTAAGTTCTGCGAGGAATTTGATGCGAAGGGGATTGTGGTGACAAAGGATATACTGAAAGAGGATGGGAATATTTTATTTATACCGGCATGGCTGTTCTTGTTGATAGCTTCGTAA